One Candidatus Wallbacteria bacterium DNA segment encodes these proteins:
- the map gene encoding type I methionyl aminopeptidase → MIELKSKSEIEKMADSGKILSEAMFEIRRMIRPGLHTIELDKKAYEIITRSGARPTFLGYGPAGKAYPASACISVNEVVVHGIPGMRELRDGDIVGIDLGVTNKGYIADAAYTFAVGNIPEEVQEFLQITENSLYLGIDKFSLGNRLGDISHAIQSYVESHGFSVVRDLTGHSVGKQLHEGLEVPNYGQSGKGVRLKEGMTLAIEPMINMGGWEVDFLPDGWTVVTRDRKLSAHYEHTVALTADGPRILTEFNWD, encoded by the coding sequence ATGATTGAACTGAAATCCAAGTCAGAAATCGAAAAAATGGCGGATTCAGGAAAAATCCTGTCAGAAGCCATGTTTGAAATCCGCAGGATGATCCGACCTGGACTGCACACGATTGAACTTGATAAAAAAGCCTATGAGATCATCACCCGCTCTGGAGCCAGGCCCACATTTCTTGGCTATGGACCTGCAGGCAAGGCATATCCTGCTTCAGCCTGCATTTCGGTGAATGAAGTAGTAGTGCATGGGATTCCCGGCATGCGTGAACTCAGGGATGGCGACATTGTCGGGATAGATCTTGGAGTGACTAATAAAGGCTATATTGCTGATGCGGCATACACTTTCGCTGTAGGGAATATCCCGGAGGAAGTCCAGGAATTTCTCCAAATTACAGAGAACTCGCTCTATCTCGGCATTGATAAATTCTCTCTGGGAAACCGCCTTGGCGACATTTCCCATGCCATCCAGAGCTATGTCGAATCGCACGGTTTTTCCGTAGTGCGGGATCTTACCGGACACAGCGTCGGGAAACAGCTGCATGAAGGTCTTGAAGTGCCCAACTACGGGCAGTCCGGAAAAGGCGTACGCCTGAAAGAGGGGATGACCCTGGCGATAGAGCCTATGATCAACATGGGCGGCTGGGAAGTGGACTTCCTGCCCGACGGCTGGACTGTTGTCACCAGGGACAGGAAGCTTTCAGCCCATTATGAGCATACTGTGGCACTGACTGCAGACGGTCCCAGAATCCTGACTGAATTCAACTGGGATTAA